One region of Purpureocillium takamizusanense chromosome 4, complete sequence genomic DNA includes:
- a CDS encoding Ulp1 peptidase (EggNog:ENOG503P3Y4~MEROPS:MER0011024~COG:O), protein MVAADAADPPEADASPRKRAAGGASFMKQPPSPARHPTLLHAASAGDAQVRSHRRGKTSAVLTDATLDANLDEQTGPPPIHASPQPQQQGPKRARESYVSGRSCAVFSWALLTDGSPWERYLSDEKHSYPDYGSKEERMTSKRLRSINGQTGPLNTFNRQAPSDPFGWDTPSPPNKRQRQDVTDFTVTLTRKIPASNTRRSQAHVEDLTKTSSHDGHDSNSISSAGKLPGRSVALPEYRNAQIFGQSTKRRQRKSRQSLSQTSSRGKAHDTMTPNKLGKHSDMHSPDILSIEDDPAHAKIASDLLPSRKTVRQHLAIDRSGPPVKRAAAAKAILEPIHCSDESPDDLSNDKEPVQFLVKKPTNFDAVASPPSQRRTAGRGDIQPTTFQKPQRPMGSSQAPLPDMVLNRAICGKAFYKCEGQPHSAIRLVQDRQDSRRLVPVTDSGKCDAQPWLTINMGTVQKIYHASTHSACVMVERPANNLHTGKAFLEFTTPQGAMAFIRLAPKDLVVEHELEWVESRVKHALGTAETYRESCPRDQEESVLMHDQAPWVSKPVLVGDGGGSATSGPKSDSEPQRLTRSRGPPATLDVDDPSSHSTKIGTRRTRRTSPRRTFREPTPERWTANNPGWRERWQRSLVYPATGKNRATVDDEDIPRLDEGEFLNDNLISFYIRYLQVTLERESPEVLKKVHIFSTFFFEKLRSTKGKINYDGVKAWTAKIDLFSYDYIIVPVNEHAHWYLAIVCNVPNAISGVPDDDDVEMIDARRKSQDRDPQSTPPPPSSRTLQSSPSGKKLDPRQPRIVTLDSLESPHSPTCRALKEYLIEEARDKRNVELAVVPSGMSAKKIPCQNNYCDCGVYVLGYLREFLRDPDETARKLLQREDLGWDIQPSQLRDNVRELLFGLQDDQSKRLEHEKQEKRATLARKKAAKKGQHGEQNAAQADDPPAVEAPLPTSSSAESMTSGVATAKSRQSPDTEFKTASARCDRTPGGGVTIEDEPALIDRLSNSSTSSGNSSAFYSAQESPDGMPPSVAKVPKATAVENDKGPRPSSHGVVDVDDDVQLVQPLSSSSEGKGHAHEVRERRLKRKQPMQTYGGDSRGKKQTSRFSGYFKNSASSSVKGGSTRVRREGYDGIDPVSVDLTQDT, encoded by the exons ATGGTcgccgcagacgccgccgacccccCGGAGGCGGACGCGTCGCCCAGGAAGCgggccgctggcggcgcatcCTTCATG AAACAaccaccatcgccagctCGTCATCCCACTTTGCTTCATGCCGCAtccgccggcgacgctcAAGT CCGTAGCCACCGGCGCGGGAAAACCTCTGCAGTCCTGACCGACGCGACGCTCGACGCAAACCTGGACGAACAAACGGGACCGCCGCCCATTCACGCCTCGCCACAACCGCAACAGCAGGGGCCGAAGAGGGCTCGAGAGTCGTATGTCTCGGGCCGTTCCTGTGCTGTGTTTTCTTGGGCGCTTCTGACGGACGGTAGTCCCTGGGAGAGATATCTTTCCGATGAGAAGCATTCGTACCCGGACTATGG GTCTAAGGAGGAAAGGATGACTTCAAAGCGGCTG AGGAGCATCAACGGCCAGACGGGTCCCCTGAACACCTTCAATCGCCAGGCACCCTCCGATCCCTTTGGCTGGGATACACCATCCCCTCCCAACAAGCGACAGAGGCAGGATGTTACCGACTTCACGGTGACGCTCACGCGCAAAATTCCAGCATCAAACACCAGGCGATCACAGGCACACGTGGAGGATCTGACCAAGACGAGCTCGCACGATGGCCACGATTCGAACAGCATTTCAAGCGCTGGAAAGTTGCCCGGTCGGTCTGTGGCTCTTCCCGAGTATCGGAACGCGCAAATCTTTGGTCAGTCGACCAAACGCCGCCAGCGCAAAAGTCGACAATCTCTAAGCCAGACAAGCTCGCGGGGCAAGGCGCACGATACCATGACACCCAACAAACTCGGCAAACACTCCGACATGCACAGCCCAGACATACTCTCCATTGAAGATGACCCTGCGCACGCCAAGATTGCGTCGGACTTGCTGCCGTCTCGAAAAACTGTGCGGCAGCATCTGGCCATAGACCGCTCAGGTCCACCTGTCAAACGGGCAGCCGCTGCAAAAGCGATACTTGAACCCATCCACTGTTCAGACGAATCTCCAGACGATCTGAGCAATGATAAGGAACCCGTCCAATTTCTGGTGAAGAAGCCAACAAACTTTGATGCCGTGGCTTCTCCCCCATCGCAGAGACGAACAGCGGGCAGGGGCGACATCCAGCCAACGACGTTCCAAAAGCCACAACGGCCGATGGGAAGCAGTCAGGCTCCATTACCAGACATGGTGCTTAACAGGGCCATCTGTGGCAAGGCCTTCTATAAGTGCGAGGGGCAGCCACACAGTGCGATACGCCTCGTTCAAGACCGTCAGGACTCTCGGAGACTGGTGCCTGTGACCGACAGCGGCAAATGTGACGCACAGCCATGGTTGACCATCAACATGGGCACTGTTCAAAAGATATACCATGCTTCGACCCACAGCGCCTGCGTCATGGTCGAGCGCCCCGCGAACAACCTCCACACTGGCAAAGCATTTCTGGAGTTCACGACTCCCCAGGGCGCCATGGCGTTCATCAGACTCGCTCCCAAAGATCTAGTCGTTGAGCATGAACT TGAATGGGTGGAGAGCAGAGTCAAACACGCCCTTGGCACGGCAGAGACGTATCGAGAGTCATGCCCTCGAGATCAAGAAGAATCTGTGTTGATGCACGACCAAGCCCCTTGGGTATCCAAGCCCGTACTCGTTGGGGATGGTGGAGGGTCCGCGACTTCGGGACCTAAATCAGACAGCGAGCCACAGAGGTTGACGCGGTCAAGGGGCCCTCCCGCTACACTCGATGTCGACGATCCGTCAAGCCATAGCACGAAAATCGGCACCCGTCGCACCAGACggacctcgccgaggcgtACCTTCAGAGAACCCACGCCAGAGCGCTGGACAGCAAACAATCCGGGCTGGCGGGAGCGTTGGCAGCGATCGCTAGTATACCCAGCCACTGGGAAGAATAGAGCGACGGTGGACGATGAAGATATCCCGAGATTGGATGAAGGAGAATTTCTCAATGACAATCTCATCAGTTTCTACATCCGCTACCTTCAAGTCACGCTGGAACGAGAGTCGCCCGAGGTGCTCAAGAAGGTTCACATCTTCAGCACCTTTTTCTTCGAGAAACTCCGCTCTACCAAGGGCAAGATCAATTACGATGGCGTCAAGGCCTGGACTGCCAAGATTGACCTCTTCTCGTACGACTACATCATCGTACCGGTCAACGAGCACGCGCACTGGTATTTGGCAATCGTTTGCAACGTACCAAATGCAATCAGCGGTGTAcctgatgatgacgatgtcgagaTGATTGACGCGCGCCGAAAATCGCAGGACAGGGATCCGCAGTcaacgcctcctccaccctcCTCACGAACCCTTCAATCCTCTCCCAGCGGGAAAAAGCTTGATCCCAGACAACCCAGGATTGTGACACTGGATTCCTTGGAGTCCCCGCATTCTCCAACGTGTCGGGCTCTGAAGGAATACCTGATTGAGGAGGCCAGGGACAAGAGAAACGTCGAACTGGCCGTGGTGCCAAGTGGCATGTCCGCCAAGAAGATTCCCTGCCAGAACAATTACTGCGACTGTGGCGTCTATGTCCTCGGATACCTAAGAGAATTCCTGAGGGACCCGGATGAGACAGCACGCAAGTTACTTCAGAGAGAAGACCTCGGGTGGGACATTCAGCCATCTCAGCTGCGAGACAACGTTCGCGAATTGCTGTTCGGCCTGCAAGACGACCAGAGCAAACGACTCGAGCACGAAAAGCAAGAGAAACGTGCCACTTTGGCAAGGAAGAAAGCTGCAAAGAAGGGGCAACATGGCGAACAGAACGCTGCTCAAGCCGATGATCCGCCGGCTGTAGAGGCGCCACTGCCGACCAGTTCGTCTGCTGAAAGCATGACCAGCGGCGTTGCAACCGCGAAGAGCAGGCAGTCGCCAGACACGGAATTTAAGACAGCCAGTGCGCGCTGCGACCGAACGCCGGGTGGGGGAGTGACTATCGAAGACGAGCCTGCGCTCATCGACAGGCTTAGTAACAGCAGCACAAGCTCGGGAAACTCATCAGCTTTCTATTCGGCTCAAGAGTCCCCGGACGGAATGCCACCGAGCGTTGCCAAGGTTCCAAAGGCGACGGCAGTCGAAAACGACAAGGGACCCCGCCCTTCAAGCCATGGAgttgtcgacgtcgacgatgacgtgcAACTTGTACAACCTCTATCAAGCTCATCGGAGGGCAAGGGTCATGCTCATGAAGTTCGTGAGCGCCGACTCAAGAGAAAGCAACCAATGCAAACTTATGGCGGAGACTCGCGAGGCAAGAAACAGACGTCGAGGTTCTCTGGGTACTTCAAGAATTCAGCTTCCAGCTCCGTGAAAGGCGGCTCGACACGAGTGAGACGAGAAGG
- a CDS encoding Ulp1 peptidase (EggNog:ENOG503P3Y4~MEROPS:MER0011024~COG:O) produces the protein MRSIRTRTMGTFTIGTHNHQDKPTNAIDRSKEERMTSKRLVLHPFAFTADLVAKTLQRSINGQTGPLNTFNRQAPSDPFGWDTPSPPNKRQRQDVTDFTVTLTRKIPASNTRRSQAHVEDLTKTSSHDGHDSNSISSAGKLPGRSVALPEYRNAQIFGQSTKRRQRKSRQSLSQTSSRGKAHDTMTPNKLGKHSDMHSPDILSIEDDPAHAKIASDLLPSRKTVRQHLAIDRSGPPVKRAAAAKAILEPIHCSDESPDDLSNDKEPVQFLVKKPTNFDAVASPPSQRRTAGRGDIQPTTFQKPQRPMGSSQAPLPDMVLNRAICGKAFYKCEGQPHSAIRLVQDRQDSRRLVPVTDSGKCDAQPWLTINMGTVQKIYHASTHSACVMVERPANNLHTGKAFLEFTTPQGAMAFIRLAPKDLVVEHELEWVESRVKHALGTAETYRESCPRDQEESVLMHDQAPWVSKPVLVGDGGGSATSGPKSDSEPQRLTRSRGPPATLDVDDPSSHSTKIGTRRTRRTSPRRTFREPTPERWTANNPGWRERWQRSLVYPATGKNRATVDDEDIPRLDEGEFLNDNLISFYIRYLQVTLERESPEVLKKVHIFSTFFFEKLRSTKGKINYDGVKAWTAKIDLFSYDYIIVPVNEHAHWYLAIVCNVPNAISGVPDDDDVEMIDARRKSQDRDPQSTPPPPSSRTLQSSPSGKKLDPRQPRIVTLDSLESPHSPTCRALKEYLIEEARDKRNVELAVVPSGMSAKKIPCQNNYCDCGVYVLGYLREFLRDPDETARKLLQREDLGWDIQPSQLRDNVRELLFGLQDDQSKRLEHEKQEKRATLARKKAAKKGQHGEQNAAQADDPPAVEAPLPTSSSAESMTSGVATAKSRQSPDTEFKTASARCDRTPGGGVTIEDEPALIDRLSNSSTSSGNSSAFYSAQESPDGMPPSVAKVPKATAVENDKGPRPSSHGVVDVDDDVQLVQPLSSSSEGKGHAHEVRERRLKRKQPMQTYGGDSRGKKQTSRFSGYFKNSASSSVKGGSTRVRREGYDGIDPVSVDLTQDT, from the exons ATGAGAAGCATTCGTACCCGGACTATGGGTACGTTCACCATTGGAACGCACAACCATCAGGACAAGCCCACTAATGCCATAGACAGGTCTAAGGAGGAAAGGATGACTTCAAAGCGGCTGGTACTTCACCCTTTTGCCTTCACCGCTGACCTTGTTGCTAAAACATTACAGAGGAGCATCAACGGCCAGACGGGTCCCCTGAACACCTTCAATCGCCAGGCACCCTCCGATCCCTTTGGCTGGGATACACCATCCCCTCCCAACAAGCGACAGAGGCAGGATGTTACCGACTTCACGGTGACGCTCACGCGCAAAATTCCAGCATCAAACACCAGGCGATCACAGGCACACGTGGAGGATCTGACCAAGACGAGCTCGCACGATGGCCACGATTCGAACAGCATTTCAAGCGCTGGAAAGTTGCCCGGTCGGTCTGTGGCTCTTCCCGAGTATCGGAACGCGCAAATCTTTGGTCAGTCGACCAAACGCCGCCAGCGCAAAAGTCGACAATCTCTAAGCCAGACAAGCTCGCGGGGCAAGGCGCACGATACCATGACACCCAACAAACTCGGCAAACACTCCGACATGCACAGCCCAGACATACTCTCCATTGAAGATGACCCTGCGCACGCCAAGATTGCGTCGGACTTGCTGCCGTCTCGAAAAACTGTGCGGCAGCATCTGGCCATAGACCGCTCAGGTCCACCTGTCAAACGGGCAGCCGCTGCAAAAGCGATACTTGAACCCATCCACTGTTCAGACGAATCTCCAGACGATCTGAGCAATGATAAGGAACCCGTCCAATTTCTGGTGAAGAAGCCAACAAACTTTGATGCCGTGGCTTCTCCCCCATCGCAGAGACGAACAGCGGGCAGGGGCGACATCCAGCCAACGACGTTCCAAAAGCCACAACGGCCGATGGGAAGCAGTCAGGCTCCATTACCAGACATGGTGCTTAACAGGGCCATCTGTGGCAAGGCCTTCTATAAGTGCGAGGGGCAGCCACACAGTGCGATACGCCTCGTTCAAGACCGTCAGGACTCTCGGAGACTGGTGCCTGTGACCGACAGCGGCAAATGTGACGCACAGCCATGGTTGACCATCAACATGGGCACTGTTCAAAAGATATACCATGCTTCGACCCACAGCGCCTGCGTCATGGTCGAGCGCCCCGCGAACAACCTCCACACTGGCAAAGCATTTCTGGAGTTCACGACTCCCCAGGGCGCCATGGCGTTCATCAGACTCGCTCCCAAAGATCTAGTCGTTGAGCATGAACT TGAATGGGTGGAGAGCAGAGTCAAACACGCCCTTGGCACGGCAGAGACGTATCGAGAGTCATGCCCTCGAGATCAAGAAGAATCTGTGTTGATGCACGACCAAGCCCCTTGGGTATCCAAGCCCGTACTCGTTGGGGATGGTGGAGGGTCCGCGACTTCGGGACCTAAATCAGACAGCGAGCCACAGAGGTTGACGCGGTCAAGGGGCCCTCCCGCTACACTCGATGTCGACGATCCGTCAAGCCATAGCACGAAAATCGGCACCCGTCGCACCAGACggacctcgccgaggcgtACCTTCAGAGAACCCACGCCAGAGCGCTGGACAGCAAACAATCCGGGCTGGCGGGAGCGTTGGCAGCGATCGCTAGTATACCCAGCCACTGGGAAGAATAGAGCGACGGTGGACGATGAAGATATCCCGAGATTGGATGAAGGAGAATTTCTCAATGACAATCTCATCAGTTTCTACATCCGCTACCTTCAAGTCACGCTGGAACGAGAGTCGCCCGAGGTGCTCAAGAAGGTTCACATCTTCAGCACCTTTTTCTTCGAGAAACTCCGCTCTACCAAGGGCAAGATCAATTACGATGGCGTCAAGGCCTGGACTGCCAAGATTGACCTCTTCTCGTACGACTACATCATCGTACCGGTCAACGAGCACGCGCACTGGTATTTGGCAATCGTTTGCAACGTACCAAATGCAATCAGCGGTGTAcctgatgatgacgatgtcgagaTGATTGACGCGCGCCGAAAATCGCAGGACAGGGATCCGCAGTcaacgcctcctccaccctcCTCACGAACCCTTCAATCCTCTCCCAGCGGGAAAAAGCTTGATCCCAGACAACCCAGGATTGTGACACTGGATTCCTTGGAGTCCCCGCATTCTCCAACGTGTCGGGCTCTGAAGGAATACCTGATTGAGGAGGCCAGGGACAAGAGAAACGTCGAACTGGCCGTGGTGCCAAGTGGCATGTCCGCCAAGAAGATTCCCTGCCAGAACAATTACTGCGACTGTGGCGTCTATGTCCTCGGATACCTAAGAGAATTCCTGAGGGACCCGGATGAGACAGCACGCAAGTTACTTCAGAGAGAAGACCTCGGGTGGGACATTCAGCCATCTCAGCTGCGAGACAACGTTCGCGAATTGCTGTTCGGCCTGCAAGACGACCAGAGCAAACGACTCGAGCACGAAAAGCAAGAGAAACGTGCCACTTTGGCAAGGAAGAAAGCTGCAAAGAAGGGGCAACATGGCGAACAGAACGCTGCTCAAGCCGATGATCCGCCGGCTGTAGAGGCGCCACTGCCGACCAGTTCGTCTGCTGAAAGCATGACCAGCGGCGTTGCAACCGCGAAGAGCAGGCAGTCGCCAGACACGGAATTTAAGACAGCCAGTGCGCGCTGCGACCGAACGCCGGGTGGGGGAGTGACTATCGAAGACGAGCCTGCGCTCATCGACAGGCTTAGTAACAGCAGCACAAGCTCGGGAAACTCATCAGCTTTCTATTCGGCTCAAGAGTCCCCGGACGGAATGCCACCGAGCGTTGCCAAGGTTCCAAAGGCGACGGCAGTCGAAAACGACAAGGGACCCCGCCCTTCAAGCCATGGAgttgtcgacgtcgacgatgacgtgcAACTTGTACAACCTCTATCAAGCTCATCGGAGGGCAAGGGTCATGCTCATGAAGTTCGTGAGCGCCGACTCAAGAGAAAGCAACCAATGCAAACTTATGGCGGAGACTCGCGAGGCAAGAAACAGACGTCGAGGTTCTCTGGGTACTTCAAGAATTCAGCTTCCAGCTCCGTGAAAGGCGGCTCGACACGAGTGAGACGAGAAGG
- a CDS encoding Ulp1 peptidase (EggNog:ENOG503P3Y4~MEROPS:MER0011024~COG:O): MTSKRLRSINGQTGPLNTFNRQAPSDPFGWDTPSPPNKRQRQDVTDFTVTLTRKIPASNTRRSQAHVEDLTKTSSHDGHDSNSISSAGKLPGRSVALPEYRNAQIFGQSTKRRQRKSRQSLSQTSSRGKAHDTMTPNKLGKHSDMHSPDILSIEDDPAHAKIASDLLPSRKTVRQHLAIDRSGPPVKRAAAAKAILEPIHCSDESPDDLSNDKEPVQFLVKKPTNFDAVASPPSQRRTAGRGDIQPTTFQKPQRPMGSSQAPLPDMVLNRAICGKAFYKCEGQPHSAIRLVQDRQDSRRLVPVTDSGKCDAQPWLTINMGTVQKIYHASTHSACVMVERPANNLHTGKAFLEFTTPQGAMAFIRLAPKDLVVEHELEWVESRVKHALGTAETYRESCPRDQEESVLMHDQAPWVSKPVLVGDGGGSATSGPKSDSEPQRLTRSRGPPATLDVDDPSSHSTKIGTRRTRRTSPRRTFREPTPERWTANNPGWRERWQRSLVYPATGKNRATVDDEDIPRLDEGEFLNDNLISFYIRYLQVTLERESPEVLKKVHIFSTFFFEKLRSTKGKINYDGVKAWTAKIDLFSYDYIIVPVNEHAHWYLAIVCNVPNAISGVPDDDDVEMIDARRKSQDRDPQSTPPPPSSRTLQSSPSGKKLDPRQPRIVTLDSLESPHSPTCRALKEYLIEEARDKRNVELAVVPSGMSAKKIPCQNNYCDCGVYVLGYLREFLRDPDETARKLLQREDLGWDIQPSQLRDNVRELLFGLQDDQSKRLEHEKQEKRATLARKKAAKKGQHGEQNAAQADDPPAVEAPLPTSSSAESMTSGVATAKSRQSPDTEFKTASARCDRTPGGGVTIEDEPALIDRLSNSSTSSGNSSAFYSAQESPDGMPPSVAKVPKATAVENDKGPRPSSHGVVDVDDDVQLVQPLSSSSEGKGHAHEVRERRLKRKQPMQTYGGDSRGKKQTSRFSGYFKNSASSSVKGGSTRVRREGYDGIDPVSVDLTQDT; this comes from the exons ATGACTTCAAAGCGGCTG AGGAGCATCAACGGCCAGACGGGTCCCCTGAACACCTTCAATCGCCAGGCACCCTCCGATCCCTTTGGCTGGGATACACCATCCCCTCCCAACAAGCGACAGAGGCAGGATGTTACCGACTTCACGGTGACGCTCACGCGCAAAATTCCAGCATCAAACACCAGGCGATCACAGGCACACGTGGAGGATCTGACCAAGACGAGCTCGCACGATGGCCACGATTCGAACAGCATTTCAAGCGCTGGAAAGTTGCCCGGTCGGTCTGTGGCTCTTCCCGAGTATCGGAACGCGCAAATCTTTGGTCAGTCGACCAAACGCCGCCAGCGCAAAAGTCGACAATCTCTAAGCCAGACAAGCTCGCGGGGCAAGGCGCACGATACCATGACACCCAACAAACTCGGCAAACACTCCGACATGCACAGCCCAGACATACTCTCCATTGAAGATGACCCTGCGCACGCCAAGATTGCGTCGGACTTGCTGCCGTCTCGAAAAACTGTGCGGCAGCATCTGGCCATAGACCGCTCAGGTCCACCTGTCAAACGGGCAGCCGCTGCAAAAGCGATACTTGAACCCATCCACTGTTCAGACGAATCTCCAGACGATCTGAGCAATGATAAGGAACCCGTCCAATTTCTGGTGAAGAAGCCAACAAACTTTGATGCCGTGGCTTCTCCCCCATCGCAGAGACGAACAGCGGGCAGGGGCGACATCCAGCCAACGACGTTCCAAAAGCCACAACGGCCGATGGGAAGCAGTCAGGCTCCATTACCAGACATGGTGCTTAACAGGGCCATCTGTGGCAAGGCCTTCTATAAGTGCGAGGGGCAGCCACACAGTGCGATACGCCTCGTTCAAGACCGTCAGGACTCTCGGAGACTGGTGCCTGTGACCGACAGCGGCAAATGTGACGCACAGCCATGGTTGACCATCAACATGGGCACTGTTCAAAAGATATACCATGCTTCGACCCACAGCGCCTGCGTCATGGTCGAGCGCCCCGCGAACAACCTCCACACTGGCAAAGCATTTCTGGAGTTCACGACTCCCCAGGGCGCCATGGCGTTCATCAGACTCGCTCCCAAAGATCTAGTCGTTGAGCATGAACT TGAATGGGTGGAGAGCAGAGTCAAACACGCCCTTGGCACGGCAGAGACGTATCGAGAGTCATGCCCTCGAGATCAAGAAGAATCTGTGTTGATGCACGACCAAGCCCCTTGGGTATCCAAGCCCGTACTCGTTGGGGATGGTGGAGGGTCCGCGACTTCGGGACCTAAATCAGACAGCGAGCCACAGAGGTTGACGCGGTCAAGGGGCCCTCCCGCTACACTCGATGTCGACGATCCGTCAAGCCATAGCACGAAAATCGGCACCCGTCGCACCAGACggacctcgccgaggcgtACCTTCAGAGAACCCACGCCAGAGCGCTGGACAGCAAACAATCCGGGCTGGCGGGAGCGTTGGCAGCGATCGCTAGTATACCCAGCCACTGGGAAGAATAGAGCGACGGTGGACGATGAAGATATCCCGAGATTGGATGAAGGAGAATTTCTCAATGACAATCTCATCAGTTTCTACATCCGCTACCTTCAAGTCACGCTGGAACGAGAGTCGCCCGAGGTGCTCAAGAAGGTTCACATCTTCAGCACCTTTTTCTTCGAGAAACTCCGCTCTACCAAGGGCAAGATCAATTACGATGGCGTCAAGGCCTGGACTGCCAAGATTGACCTCTTCTCGTACGACTACATCATCGTACCGGTCAACGAGCACGCGCACTGGTATTTGGCAATCGTTTGCAACGTACCAAATGCAATCAGCGGTGTAcctgatgatgacgatgtcgagaTGATTGACGCGCGCCGAAAATCGCAGGACAGGGATCCGCAGTcaacgcctcctccaccctcCTCACGAACCCTTCAATCCTCTCCCAGCGGGAAAAAGCTTGATCCCAGACAACCCAGGATTGTGACACTGGATTCCTTGGAGTCCCCGCATTCTCCAACGTGTCGGGCTCTGAAGGAATACCTGATTGAGGAGGCCAGGGACAAGAGAAACGTCGAACTGGCCGTGGTGCCAAGTGGCATGTCCGCCAAGAAGATTCCCTGCCAGAACAATTACTGCGACTGTGGCGTCTATGTCCTCGGATACCTAAGAGAATTCCTGAGGGACCCGGATGAGACAGCACGCAAGTTACTTCAGAGAGAAGACCTCGGGTGGGACATTCAGCCATCTCAGCTGCGAGACAACGTTCGCGAATTGCTGTTCGGCCTGCAAGACGACCAGAGCAAACGACTCGAGCACGAAAAGCAAGAGAAACGTGCCACTTTGGCAAGGAAGAAAGCTGCAAAGAAGGGGCAACATGGCGAACAGAACGCTGCTCAAGCCGATGATCCGCCGGCTGTAGAGGCGCCACTGCCGACCAGTTCGTCTGCTGAAAGCATGACCAGCGGCGTTGCAACCGCGAAGAGCAGGCAGTCGCCAGACACGGAATTTAAGACAGCCAGTGCGCGCTGCGACCGAACGCCGGGTGGGGGAGTGACTATCGAAGACGAGCCTGCGCTCATCGACAGGCTTAGTAACAGCAGCACAAGCTCGGGAAACTCATCAGCTTTCTATTCGGCTCAAGAGTCCCCGGACGGAATGCCACCGAGCGTTGCCAAGGTTCCAAAGGCGACGGCAGTCGAAAACGACAAGGGACCCCGCCCTTCAAGCCATGGAgttgtcgacgtcgacgatgacgtgcAACTTGTACAACCTCTATCAAGCTCATCGGAGGGCAAGGGTCATGCTCATGAAGTTCGTGAGCGCCGACTCAAGAGAAAGCAACCAATGCAAACTTATGGCGGAGACTCGCGAGGCAAGAAACAGACGTCGAGGTTCTCTGGGTACTTCAAGAATTCAGCTTCCAGCTCCGTGAAAGGCGGCTCGACACGAGTGAGACGAGAAGG